One Pontibacillus yanchengensis DNA window includes the following coding sequences:
- a CDS encoding GbsR/MarR family transcriptional regulator encodes MVDKKQEWAEYEETIEKFIQVIAKNMNLYGITSSVGRLYGTLYFSDYPMTLDDMRDALEMSKTSMSTGVRSLSEMKMVEPAFRKGIRKDLYKSEEDWYKAFTALFGNRWRHHTETNMEEANETISELRSIADNCDDEELVGKIQRDIDRLEYAQSYYRWLMKFIRVVESGEIFKYVPRED; translated from the coding sequence TTGGTAGATAAAAAACAAGAATGGGCAGAATATGAAGAAACAATAGAAAAGTTTATCCAGGTGATTGCGAAGAATATGAACCTATACGGGATTACTTCCTCTGTAGGACGTTTGTATGGAACGTTATATTTCTCCGACTACCCAATGACGCTCGATGACATGCGTGATGCGCTAGAGATGAGCAAGACGAGTATGTCGACAGGAGTACGTTCTCTGTCAGAAATGAAAATGGTGGAGCCTGCTTTTCGAAAAGGAATTCGTAAGGACTTATATAAATCTGAAGAAGATTGGTATAAAGCATTCACCGCATTATTTGGCAATCGCTGGAGACACCATACGGAAACAAATATGGAAGAAGCAAATGAAACTATTTCGGAGTTGCGTTCCATTGCGGATAACTGTGATGATGAGGAGCTTGTAGGCAAAATTCAACGTGATATCGATCGACTTGAATACGCACAAAGCTATTATCGTTGGCTAATGAAGTTTATCCGTGTTGTTGAATCTGGTGAAATTTTCAAGTATGTTCCAAGAGAAGATTAG
- a CDS encoding ATP-binding protein, producing MKLIEVHIYGFGKWVNETIQFSEEGLSYVYGKNEAGKSTLHQFILYILFSLPPRKLQAFKPQRGGVVGGSLVIETPAWGRIKIERQPDKYDGEARCYTNNGEEKEESFLKELLNGVDRFTYEAIFSFGLHDIQHVQQLHSDDIGDILFGIGMTGSREIYDVEKKLEKELDQRFKKQGKNPQLNQQLVSVREKEQLFQASKQGEEQYASLKKQENNLQNELEALQNKYKDVETSIDELERKQQAVQPLLAYQQLQEEEKEYEEDLSFPENGMERYYHLKDQYLPLKSELEVIEQNEKTYRDKQRDLYEVDERILESLKDLEQKKQRNDVKKEQRDHLNQEIEQRTKKVKDEIESLGIELTIDDVENIEFPFYIEEHWQMLSKQQRDIELEDEQYQQQKRVNKEREQQLLSEKETLEQSLLSEQVYDHYQAEVDRQYEQDVQQKIDNQHKQQQDSLEAYHRRIIALTNQVLIGVAVLFAIGISMSFLFNNWWFGIGTFGLFGIVVMGVSMIRNSLPNVDTSIGEKIVDENESSTTSLTWYKEQLATHDRIKTELEQFSYQVQQLHGEMMKLDERFASLDRQRQRFYQQVEEQMEMYSFLRHVDLDFWPKAYQKVMSHKESLEHIREQEQDVQQLKNDISSYEEQVETLASQVDIDTNVSIEEKENQLFQLKAFIQKQLELKDTYTEWLFTIEQQKQDVREKMKPFEEEIRKLFRFANVEDEEAYIQTGNKINRLYDIKHNKKQYYEQLYSIYLNNDKVKSLLSSSLDSSFIQQERQEKTKRKQELSNQIDSVRQQLSDTLSHLRTLEGDESISKYRHELEFEKSLLKEQAMEWAVYKVAYSMLRKTKSTFQQERMPMVLEYCKQFFSILTNNTYVHVFVPSSEEGLVVETQSGDRYTAEQLSQGTKEQLYVALRLSLSRVMSDQHGMPFIIDDAYVNFDEERTKEFLTLLTNISRTQQVIVLSCRQYIQDILNKQQIIFL from the coding sequence ATGAAGCTAATAGAAGTACATATATATGGCTTCGGAAAATGGGTGAATGAGACTATTCAATTTTCTGAGGAGGGACTTTCTTATGTGTACGGTAAAAATGAAGCCGGGAAGTCCACATTACATCAATTTATTCTATATATTTTATTTTCGCTTCCTCCAAGAAAGCTTCAAGCATTTAAGCCTCAAAGAGGAGGAGTAGTCGGAGGTAGCCTTGTGATTGAAACTCCTGCTTGGGGACGAATCAAAATTGAGAGGCAACCGGATAAATATGATGGGGAAGCACGTTGCTATACAAATAATGGGGAAGAAAAAGAAGAGTCTTTTTTGAAAGAACTTCTAAATGGAGTGGACCGATTTACATATGAGGCGATTTTTTCCTTTGGGCTTCATGATATTCAACATGTACAGCAACTACATTCAGATGACATTGGAGATATTTTATTCGGAATAGGAATGACAGGCTCAAGAGAAATTTATGACGTAGAGAAGAAACTGGAGAAAGAATTAGACCAAAGATTTAAAAAACAAGGCAAAAATCCACAACTCAATCAACAGTTAGTTTCTGTTAGAGAAAAGGAACAACTATTTCAAGCTTCTAAACAAGGAGAGGAACAATACGCATCACTGAAAAAGCAGGAAAATAATCTGCAAAACGAACTTGAGGCATTGCAGAACAAATATAAAGATGTAGAAACATCTATAGATGAACTAGAGAGGAAACAACAAGCTGTACAACCTTTGTTGGCTTACCAGCAGTTACAAGAAGAGGAAAAAGAATATGAGGAAGATCTTTCTTTTCCTGAGAATGGAATGGAACGCTACTATCATCTGAAAGATCAGTACCTCCCTTTAAAAAGTGAATTAGAAGTCATTGAACAAAATGAGAAAACGTATCGCGATAAGCAACGTGATCTCTATGAAGTTGATGAAAGAATCCTGGAATCGTTGAAGGATCTTGAGCAGAAAAAGCAGCGGAATGATGTAAAGAAAGAGCAAAGAGATCATCTCAATCAAGAAATTGAACAGCGTACTAAAAAGGTGAAAGATGAAATTGAGTCACTAGGTATTGAGCTTACCATTGATGATGTGGAAAACATTGAGTTCCCCTTTTACATAGAGGAACATTGGCAAATGCTTTCTAAGCAACAACGGGACATTGAGCTAGAAGACGAACAGTATCAACAACAGAAACGGGTTAATAAAGAACGGGAACAGCAACTCCTTTCGGAAAAAGAGACACTCGAACAATCTCTTTTATCTGAGCAAGTGTATGATCATTATCAAGCGGAAGTAGACAGACAATATGAACAGGACGTTCAACAAAAAATAGATAATCAGCACAAGCAGCAGCAAGATTCACTGGAAGCTTATCATCGACGCATAATCGCACTAACAAATCAAGTATTGATAGGAGTAGCAGTACTATTTGCCATTGGTATATCGATGAGTTTTCTCTTTAATAATTGGTGGTTTGGGATAGGAACTTTTGGACTGTTTGGAATTGTAGTAATGGGCGTGAGTATGATACGAAATTCTCTTCCTAATGTTGATACTAGTATCGGTGAGAAAATAGTTGATGAGAATGAATCATCAACAACTTCCTTAACTTGGTATAAGGAACAGCTTGCAACTCATGATAGGATTAAGACAGAACTTGAACAGTTTTCCTATCAAGTTCAACAATTACATGGTGAAATGATGAAGCTAGATGAGCGCTTTGCTTCTTTAGATAGACAGCGCCAACGCTTTTATCAACAGGTAGAAGAACAGATGGAGATGTATTCTTTTCTTCGTCATGTGGATTTGGATTTTTGGCCTAAAGCATACCAAAAGGTAATGAGCCATAAAGAATCACTTGAACATATAAGAGAGCAAGAACAAGATGTTCAACAACTGAAGAACGATATCTCTTCGTATGAGGAACAAGTAGAAACATTAGCTAGTCAAGTAGATATAGACACGAATGTTTCTATAGAAGAGAAAGAAAATCAGTTATTTCAACTCAAAGCCTTTATCCAAAAGCAATTAGAACTAAAAGACACTTACACAGAATGGCTTTTTACAATAGAACAACAGAAACAGGATGTTCGTGAAAAAATGAAGCCGTTCGAAGAAGAAATTCGAAAACTTTTTAGGTTTGCGAATGTTGAAGATGAGGAAGCTTATATACAAACAGGTAATAAGATTAATCGACTTTATGACATTAAGCATAACAAAAAGCAATATTATGAACAGCTTTATTCAATATATCTAAATAATGACAAGGTGAAATCATTATTGAGTTCCTCCTTAGATTCATCTTTCATTCAACAAGAACGGCAAGAAAAGACTAAACGTAAGCAAGAGTTGTCAAACCAAATTGATTCCGTCAGACAACAACTGTCAGATACATTGTCCCATTTGAGGACGTTAGAGGGAGATGAATCGATATCCAAGTACCGACATGAGTTAGAGTTTGAAAAAAGTTTATTAAAGGAACAAGCCATGGAGTGGGCAGTTTATAAAGTAGCGTATTCTATGTTGAGAAAGACTAAATCTACTTTTCAACAGGAACGTATGCCGATGGTACTTGAATATTGTAAGCAGTTTTTCTCCATCCTAACGAATAACACATATGTACATGTATTTGTTCCATCCTCGGAAGAAGGTTTGGTTGTAGAAACGCAATCTGGGGACCGATACACAGCGGAGCAATTGTCTCAAGGCACAAAGGAACAATTGTATGTAGCATTACGGTTATCTCTAAGCCGGGTAATGAGTGATCAGCATGGTATGCCATTCATCATAGATGATGCATATGTTAACTTCGATGAGGAACGAACGAAAGAATTTTTAACTTTACTTACTAACATTTCGCGTACACAACAGGTAATTGTGTTATCATGCAGACAGTATATTCAAGACATACTGAACAAACAACAGATTATTTTTCTATAA
- a CDS encoding metallophosphoesterase family protein, whose protein sequence is MKGSIRFLHCADLHIDSPFKGYYYLPGPLFRDVRESTFKAFDRLINHAIEQQVDFVLMAGDIFDQDGRSLKAQLHFKKGLERLAECRIHTYVSHGNHDYMNATFYPMTYPEYVHVFETEEVKSFPFYKNGEKLADIHGFSYEQRAVHHSKHQDFTPSSEGIYNIGMLHGSLSTNTEHDVYAPFSIEQLLQRGMDYWALGHIHKKQVLHKDPYIVYPGNIQGRHRNEQGEKGCYIVDLSENTTSLTFCPTENIQFNVETFQVEEQTNLHDLETTVQSLKDDKRMECGKAFIEVTFQGSLPFPKGQEQSMIDELKDIWNEQEEEAADWIWISRVHTSITPNWDREQLSNGAHFIGELIRQFDNHQDIEDHLHELLYHKHMRKYLQPFSEEEKQDLLNRAEQLLLQKLLKGE, encoded by the coding sequence ATGAAGGGAAGCATTCGATTTTTGCATTGTGCTGACTTGCATATAGATAGTCCTTTTAAAGGCTATTATTATTTACCTGGTCCACTGTTCCGTGATGTGAGAGAAAGTACGTTTAAGGCGTTTGATAGGCTAATTAATCATGCTATTGAACAGCAGGTGGATTTTGTGTTGATGGCAGGTGATATTTTTGATCAGGATGGCAGGAGCTTGAAAGCACAACTCCATTTTAAAAAAGGTTTGGAACGATTAGCGGAATGTCGTATTCATACTTATGTCAGTCATGGTAATCATGATTATATGAATGCCACTTTTTATCCAATGACTTACCCCGAGTATGTGCATGTATTTGAAACCGAAGAGGTAAAGTCCTTTCCTTTTTATAAAAACGGGGAGAAATTGGCTGATATACATGGATTTAGTTATGAACAGCGAGCTGTTCACCACTCCAAACATCAAGATTTCACACCATCTTCTGAAGGTATCTATAATATAGGGATGTTACATGGTAGTCTATCTACAAATACAGAGCATGATGTGTATGCACCGTTTTCAATAGAGCAACTTCTTCAAAGAGGTATGGACTATTGGGCTTTAGGTCATATTCATAAAAAACAAGTACTACATAAGGATCCATACATTGTCTACCCAGGTAATATTCAGGGACGACATAGAAACGAACAAGGAGAGAAAGGGTGTTATATCGTAGATCTTTCTGAAAACACTACCTCTCTTACGTTTTGCCCCACAGAGAATATTCAGTTTAATGTTGAAACATTTCAAGTAGAAGAGCAAACGAACCTTCATGATTTAGAAACAACCGTTCAATCCTTGAAAGATGATAAACGAATGGAATGTGGGAAAGCATTCATAGAAGTAACGTTTCAAGGGTCTTTACCGTTTCCAAAAGGGCAAGAACAGTCGATGATAGATGAGCTGAAGGATATATGGAATGAACAGGAAGAAGAAGCAGCGGATTGGATATGGATTTCCCGGGTACATACTTCTATTACTCCTAATTGGGATCGTGAACAGTTGAGTAATGGCGCTCATTTTATAGGTGAATTGATTCGCCAGTTTGACAATCACCAAGATATCGAAGACCATTTGCATGAACTGTTATATCATAAGCATATGCGAAAATATCTACAACCCTTTTCGGAGGAAGAAAAGCAAGACTTATTAAACAGAGCAGAACAGCTATTGCTTCAGAAACTTTTGAAGGGGGAGTAG
- a CDS encoding YuzL family protein: protein MAKRKKNPSERGKSAASVKGSPNSGPVEKFRNEPDHQTTNMQYKKENTAKD, encoded by the coding sequence ATGGCTAAACGAAAAAAGAATCCATCTGAGCGTGGAAAAAGCGCAGCAAGTGTTAAAGGATCCCCTAACAGTGGACCAGTAGAAAAGTTCCGTAATGAACCTGATCATCAAACCACCAACATGCAATACAAAAAGGAAAACACCGCAAAAGATTAA
- a CDS encoding ABC transporter permease translates to MNKFFVILAHTYLNRLKSKAFIITTVITLLLIVGLANFQNIISTFSGEEEQVDTVAVIDETDSLFSRFQEQVKAQEDVMEVEEFDDSEEEAKKAVQEGEYKGLLTLTLNESDLPEGTYYSNQMSEMSISGKLQQGLQQLKVAVATENAGIEESTIQQIYSPVSFEKVSLAEDSKSFEELNETRGLVYIMLFLLYFGVLMYGNMIAMEVATEKSSRVMEILISSVSPVTQMFGKICGIALLGITQFSLILLVGYQSIKSNMESMSGGGFTSYFGFSNVEISTLIYAILFFLLGYLLYATLAAMLGSIVSRIEDAQQVITPMTLLIVAAFMLAMFGLNVPESTFVTVTSFIPFFTPMLMFLRVGMLEIPFWESSLGILLLIGTIILLAVIGARVYRGGVLLYGRSSSLKDLKKAMQLSKKE, encoded by the coding sequence ATGAATAAGTTTTTCGTTATATTAGCTCATACTTATCTGAATCGTTTAAAATCAAAGGCGTTCATTATTACAACTGTTATCACGCTTTTACTTATTGTAGGACTTGCCAATTTCCAAAACATCATAAGTACATTTAGTGGTGAAGAGGAACAAGTAGATACGGTTGCGGTTATTGATGAAACAGATTCCTTATTCTCTAGGTTCCAGGAACAAGTAAAGGCTCAAGAAGATGTCATGGAAGTTGAGGAGTTTGATGACTCAGAAGAAGAAGCAAAAAAGGCAGTACAAGAAGGAGAATATAAAGGACTTTTAACACTGACTTTAAATGAAAGTGATTTGCCTGAGGGTACCTATTATTCCAATCAAATGAGTGAAATGAGTATTAGTGGAAAGCTTCAGCAAGGTTTACAGCAATTGAAAGTGGCTGTGGCAACCGAGAATGCTGGTATTGAAGAATCAACAATACAGCAAATATATTCTCCTGTTTCTTTTGAAAAGGTGTCATTAGCGGAGGACTCGAAGTCGTTTGAAGAGCTTAACGAGACACGTGGGCTTGTATATATTATGCTGTTTTTGCTTTACTTTGGTGTCTTAATGTATGGAAATATGATAGCAATGGAAGTTGCCACAGAAAAATCATCAAGAGTTATGGAAATATTGATTTCCAGTGTTTCTCCAGTAACGCAAATGTTTGGGAAAATATGCGGAATTGCGTTATTAGGTATTACCCAATTCAGTTTGATCTTATTAGTGGGATATCAATCCATTAAAAGTAATATGGAATCAATGAGTGGCGGAGGATTCACCAGTTATTTCGGATTCTCTAATGTGGAAATAAGCACACTCATTTATGCAATACTCTTTTTCCTACTTGGCTATTTGCTTTATGCAACATTAGCTGCGATGCTAGGATCTATTGTGAGTCGGATTGAAGATGCACAACAAGTGATTACACCAATGACATTGCTAATTGTAGCTGCTTTCATGTTAGCTATGTTTGGGTTAAATGTACCGGAATCTACATTTGTAACCGTAACATCCTTTATCCCATTCTTTACGCCAATGCTTATGTTCCTACGGGTGGGAATGCTAGAGATTCCGTTTTGGGAGTCCAGTCTTGGTATATTACTATTGATTGGTACTATTATTTTATTAGCTGTCATCGGTGCACGAGTTTATCGAGGTGGTGTACTCCTTTATGGACGTTCTTCGTCGTTGAAAGATTTGAAGAAAGCTATGCAATTATCCAAAAAAGAATAA
- a CDS encoding ABC transporter ATP-binding protein, which produces MTLKLDNVTKRFGSSTAVDNLSLEIPEKQIFGFLGANGAGKTTTFRMILGLMDLTEGSISWSDDSINYSKSHLIGYLPEERGLYPKLTVKDQLVYLGRLRGMQKNDIITEMDAWLEKFHVPEYRDKKVEELSKGNQQKVQFISAVIHKPKLLILDEPFSGLDPVNVEQLKKAVVELKEAGTSIVFSSHRMEHVEELCEHLCILHHGTPVVHGGLKEVKRSFGKKNVVIRADFDVNYLKDVPGVVRYKTFTEGCELQIESEDVAGRIFDALSGKGFVRTFDLEEPTLNDIFIEKVGASYE; this is translated from the coding sequence ATGACACTGAAATTAGATAATGTGACCAAGCGATTTGGTTCATCAACTGCTGTAGATAACCTTTCGTTAGAAATACCTGAGAAACAAATATTTGGTTTTCTTGGAGCGAATGGTGCAGGAAAAACCACAACATTTCGTATGATCCTAGGTTTGATGGATCTCACAGAAGGCTCAATTTCTTGGAGTGATGATTCCATAAATTATAGTAAAAGCCACCTCATTGGCTATCTTCCTGAAGAACGAGGATTGTATCCAAAGTTAACAGTAAAGGACCAGCTTGTCTACCTTGGGAGATTGAGAGGGATGCAGAAGAATGACATTATTACCGAAATGGATGCTTGGCTTGAGAAATTTCACGTTCCTGAATATCGTGACAAAAAGGTAGAAGAGCTTTCAAAAGGTAATCAACAAAAGGTCCAGTTTATTTCGGCTGTCATACATAAGCCAAAGTTGCTTATTTTAGATGAACCATTCTCAGGACTAGACCCAGTTAATGTTGAACAACTAAAAAAAGCCGTTGTTGAGTTAAAAGAAGCTGGGACATCGATTGTATTTTCATCTCACCGAATGGAGCATGTAGAGGAACTATGTGAGCACTTATGTATTCTTCATCACGGTACACCTGTTGTACATGGGGGACTAAAGGAAGTGAAACGTTCCTTTGGGAAGAAAAATGTAGTGATACGAGCAGATTTTGATGTGAACTACCTTAAGGATGTTCCAGGAGTTGTTCGCTATAAAACTTTTACGGAAGGATGTGAACTGCAAATCGAGAGCGAAGATGTTGCAGGACGCATATTTGATGCCCTATCTGGAAAGGGGTTTGTACGTACCTTTGATCTTGAAGAGCCTACCCTAAATGACATATTTATTGAGAAAGTAGGTGCTTCTTATGAATAA
- a CDS encoding YhzD family protein, which produces MKAYALTVFAPDGTHLLDETFEAENDQDATKIGKQKLEDQGYEEHTHRCVAPDGHMVLFHR; this is translated from the coding sequence ATGAAAGCATATGCTTTAACTGTATTTGCACCAGATGGTACTCACTTATTAGATGAAACATTTGAAGCAGAAAATGATCAGGACGCAACTAAAATTGGTAAACAAAAGCTTGAAGACCAAGGTTATGAAGAACACACCCACCGTTGTGTAGCCCCTGATGGACATATGGTCCTATTTCATCGATAA
- a CDS encoding enoyl-CoA hydratase, protein MSYFTLKSENGISHLKLTRPDKMNALNHESLQELKDHICDIEENDDLIVVISAEGKGFCSGGDINMMEETRGEHSFQHVMDDIEDVMTQFYLMPKMVISAVHGPVVGLGLSLALSTDFVVAHESSKLSMNFIAIGLIPDGGGHFWLQERLGTQQAKRFAWEGKTLTGEEALEEGLVDSVTSEDVEEEAFKLARQWQQRPLHAMIGTKQVYHRNELDKLTKILQEERIWQFDLKNTEDHQEGVQAFLQKRKPDFKGR, encoded by the coding sequence ATGAGTTATTTTACATTAAAGAGTGAGAACGGTATATCACACCTGAAGCTCACGCGTCCTGATAAAATGAATGCGCTTAATCATGAAAGTCTTCAAGAACTTAAAGATCATATTTGTGATATTGAAGAGAATGATGATTTAATTGTCGTGATTTCTGCAGAAGGAAAAGGATTTTGCTCTGGCGGAGATATAAATATGATGGAAGAAACGAGAGGAGAACACTCTTTTCAGCATGTGATGGATGATATTGAGGATGTAATGACTCAGTTTTATCTTATGCCGAAGATGGTTATATCTGCTGTACATGGTCCTGTTGTAGGTCTAGGATTAAGTCTTGCATTATCAACTGATTTTGTTGTGGCGCATGAATCTTCGAAGTTATCGATGAACTTTATTGCAATTGGTTTAATCCCAGATGGAGGGGGCCATTTCTGGTTACAAGAACGTCTAGGTACACAACAAGCGAAACGCTTTGCATGGGAAGGAAAAACACTTACTGGCGAAGAAGCTTTGGAAGAAGGGTTAGTAGATTCTGTAACTTCTGAAGATGTGGAAGAAGAAGCATTTAAGCTTGCTCGTCAATGGCAGCAAAGACCGCTTCACGCTATGATTGGTACAAAGCAAGTGTATCATCGAAATGAATTAGACAAGCTAACGAAAATTTTGCAAGAAGAACGAATATGGCAGTTTGATTTGAAAAATACAGAAGACCATCAAGAAGGGGTTCAGGCGTTTTTACAAAAACGTAAACCGGATTTCAAAGGTAGGTAA
- a CDS encoding YlbF family regulator: protein MANIYDYAYDLEKAIRESEEFQGLKQAYEAVMADEQAKEMFDNFRNTQIELQQKQMQGQEISEEEVEQARKVVETVQQHEQISKLMEEEQRLNQTINDVSKIITKPLEELYGTDEEGQQ, encoded by the coding sequence ATGGCTAATATTTATGATTACGCATACGACCTAGAAAAAGCAATCCGCGAAAGCGAAGAATTCCAAGGCCTTAAACAGGCATATGAAGCAGTAATGGCGGACGAGCAAGCGAAGGAAATGTTCGACAACTTCCGTAATACTCAAATTGAATTGCAACAAAAACAAATGCAAGGACAAGAGATTTCTGAAGAAGAAGTTGAACAAGCTCGCAAAGTTGTAGAAACTGTACAACAGCATGAGCAAATCTCTAAGCTAATGGAAGAAGAGCAGCGTCTAAACCAAACAATCAATGATGTAAGTAAAATCATCACAAAGCCTCTAGAAGAGCTTTATGGTACAGACGAAGAAGGACAACAATAA
- a CDS encoding DUF445 domain-containing protein has protein sequence MKILLLILLMMVIGAIIGGVTNSLAIKMLFRPFQPKYIGNKQLPFTPGLIPKRRNELADQLGKMVVEHLLTPEGLRRKFLDATFQRQMEEWAKTEVDRFLQSEQSLENWLNSYNVPLDVKNMEQTIYDFTQKRYHQVMDQYREESIKELMPPNLDEKGRASMETASSYILDQLDQYISSEQGKRKLGDIIERYLEGQGFLGNMISNFLGNEGLVDKVQPAISNYLQSTETKGWLTSLLETEWDKWTNKDVRFYEDKVGSDVIAKTLASVVTSAVPVQEWMNRSIAEHTNTLRPYVLDTMVPSLVSHIGVYLSERIPEIMEKLHLSDIVKQEVESFSVERLETMILDISRREFKMITYLGALLGGVIGLVQGIIAILI, from the coding sequence ATGAAAATATTACTTCTTATATTATTAATGATGGTAATTGGGGCTATAATTGGTGGGGTAACTAACTCGCTGGCAATCAAAATGCTATTCAGGCCTTTTCAGCCAAAATACATTGGTAACAAACAACTACCATTTACACCTGGTTTGATTCCAAAACGCCGTAATGAACTTGCCGATCAGCTAGGGAAAATGGTTGTGGAGCATCTGCTAACCCCTGAAGGACTTAGAAGGAAGTTCCTAGATGCTACTTTTCAAAGACAAATGGAAGAATGGGCTAAGACAGAGGTGGATCGTTTTCTACAATCTGAACAGTCACTCGAGAATTGGTTGAATAGTTATAACGTCCCATTAGATGTAAAAAATATGGAACAAACCATTTATGACTTTACACAAAAGCGTTATCACCAAGTTATGGATCAATATCGTGAAGAATCCATCAAAGAGTTAATGCCACCCAATTTAGATGAGAAAGGAAGAGCGAGTATGGAAACCGCTAGCTCGTATATCCTTGATCAGTTAGACCAATATATATCAAGTGAGCAAGGAAAACGGAAACTTGGAGATATTATAGAACGGTATTTAGAAGGCCAAGGATTTTTAGGAAATATGATATCGAACTTTTTAGGTAATGAAGGACTTGTTGATAAAGTTCAGCCTGCCATTAGTAACTATCTTCAATCCACCGAAACGAAAGGTTGGTTAACCTCACTACTTGAAACAGAATGGGATAAGTGGACAAACAAAGATGTGCGCTTCTACGAAGACAAGGTAGGTTCAGACGTTATAGCAAAAACGTTGGCGTCGGTTGTCACGAGTGCCGTTCCTGTTCAAGAATGGATGAATCGATCCATTGCAGAACATACTAATACCCTTCGTCCATATGTGTTAGACACAATGGTTCCGAGCTTGGTAAGTCATATAGGGGTTTATTTATCTGAACGAATTCCTGAAATAATGGAAAAATTACATCTATCTGATATTGTGAAACAAGAGGTGGAGTCTTTTTCTGTAGAACGTTTAGAGACAATGATATTAGATATATCCCGTCGAGAATTTAAGATGATTACCTACCTCGGTGCATTGCTTGGGGGAGTGATTGGGCTTGTTCAAGGAATCATTGCTATTCTGATTTGA